The Pueribacillus theae genome contains the following window.
AACAGTATTTGTTGAACCACCCATCGCCATATCAAGTGCAAATGCATCGTCGATTGCTTCTTTTGTAACAATGTCGCGTGGTTTAATATCTTCTTTAATCATACGAACTAAATGTTTGGCAGCTTCGCGAATGAGTTCATGGCGTTGTTCACTTGTTGCAACAATTGTCCCGTTGCCTGGAAGTGCTAAACCTAACATTTCCATTAAACAGTTCATGGAGTTTGCAGTGAACATACCTGAACAAGATCCGCAAGTTGGACATGCGTTATTTTCAATATCTAATAATTCTTCTGCAGACATTTGACCTGATTTATGTGCTCCTACACCTTCAAATACAGAGGTTAATGAAAGTTGTTTACCAGTTGAACTTTTGCCAGCTTCCATTGGCCCACCTGAAACAAAGATTGAAGGAACGTTTGTACGAACGGCAGCCATTAACATACCTGGTGTGATTTTGTCACAGTTTGGTATATAAAATACCCCATCAAACCAATGGGCATTAATAACTGTCTCAGCAGAGTCAGCAATAAGTTCACGGCTTGGCAATGAGTAGCGCATACCAATGTGCCCCATTGCAATTCCATCATCAACACCAATTGTATTGAATTCAAATGGAATACCACCAGCTTCAATAATTGCTTCTTTTACAACGTCCGCAAACTCACGTAAGTGAACGTGTCCAGGAATAATATCGATATAAGAGTTACATACACCGATAAATGGTTTTCCTAAGTCTTTTGTTTTTACTTTCCCCGTTGCATATAAAAGACTACGGTGAGGAGCACGATCAACTCCGACTTTAATCATGTCACTTCTCATCTGAACACACACCTTTTATTTTTAAGTTATTTTATTTATTTAAAAGAGGCAATCCCTGTTTTAGAAAAGGACTGAGGACGGAAAGTCACTTCAGTCCTTTTCATGAGTGATAAAACAAATTATTAGTTGGTGCAAAACTTGTTAGTGTAACATACAAGGCTCAACTGTACGATGGATTTTCTTCCAAATGTTTGGGCGTTCATTATTTCTCAAACATACGATCCACATCTTTTATGATAGCATGATTACGCTTTTATTTAATACATTATGAAAAATTTACCAAAACAACTGCCAGCAACAGCGCTATGAATCTTGTTAAATCCAAAAACCATCTGTATTAATAGATTAACATACAGATAGCAAATTACCAAGATTATTATGAAACAGTCAAAAGCAATATCATTTATGATATTTTTCGGCCCATACATTGCATCATTATCGATTTGTCCCAATAAACAGCCACTCTTTAAATTGATTCTAATGAACCACTCCTTTCTTCTTATCTCTTAACTTCACCTCTTTCCAGCTGCTTTTGCAATAAAAATAAGGAGTTGAACTTTCACAACTCCTTTTTGTTTATCATTGTTTATATTTTATTTTTCTTGTCTTAAATAACGAACCTGCATAATACCTTTCTCTTTTTCATAGTAAAAAGCCGCATTTTCCCGTACAACAGGTTTATCTGAATTGTAGGCTTCTTCTAACGCTTGCTCAATTTCATTCTCAGTCATGCCTATACCAGCGTCTATCCAAGCATCTAATACCAAATGTTTAGTCGGGCTATTTTTGAAGAGTTCATAATTCAATGCTGCCTCTATTCGAAATCCCTTCAATTCCTCCAAGTCATTCCTAACTTGAATAACTTCTGATGTTTCAACCCCCTGATACTTCACAGTAACCTTTGTTTGTCCTTCTTTAAGAGCTGTAATTTTTCCGTTAGCGATTGAAATAATAGAAGGGTCTGCAATTTCAAATGTTACTGAATTTAACTCACCATCTTCTATTGGCCTAACCTTATTGTCATTTAAATCTCGTATTGAAAGAGTAAAGCTTTGTGAATCACCTACATACATATGTTGTTTAAACCCATACCAATTAAGTTTCATGCCCTGTTTATCTAACACTCTAATTCTGATTTCTGCCTTTTGCCCTTGATAAGTTGCGGTAAGTGTTGTTTCCCCTGCTTTCTTTGCAGTGATAACTCCATCTTTATATGCGGCGACTGAACTGTTCGACATATTAAATGTGGCTTTGTCATTTATAATGTGCGTTCCGCCATTGTTTTTTAGATCTGCTAATAAATCAACTTTTTGTGTATCTCCTTCAACTAACGATAAGTCTAAATACATTGATGGGAAATAAACTCGATCAATGTCCGTGCCTTTATCTTTATCGTCTGTACCTTTATCGTCAGTGCCTTTATCTCCACCTCCATCGTTACCAGTGCCTCCGGTATTTCCCTCATTATCAAATTCACCTAAAACTTCTAACGTTCTATATAAAAATGAAGCGAATTGCGCTCGTTTAAGGTTGTTTCTTGGTTCAAAATCATTCAATTTGACAGTTAAACCAAGGTTAGCAAAGACTTGTACACTATCCTTATGTGAAGGATCTACGTTTTTTAGATTAATTTTCACTTTTTTGGCATCACGTTGGGCCAAATCGAAACCACGATTGAAAACCGTTGCTAATTGTTCACGAGTAATATTTGTATTAGGGTTGAACTTACCATTGTTCCCTTTGTAAATCCCAGCTTGAGTTACAGCTGCAATTTCTTTGGCATAGTCATGTTTCGTACTAACATCGCTATAAATTGATAAAACCTTTTTAATATCCTTAGGAACAGGTAAATTCAGTTCCCTAGCAAGAATTACTGCCACATGTTGTCTGGAAATATCTTGATAAGGTTTGAAAATACCATTTCCATATCCTGTGATTGTGCCTTTATTCGCAAAGTACATTACTTCCTTATAGTGACTTTCCGTTTTAGGCAAGTCAGAGAAACTAATGTTTTTCCCGTTTTCTTTCGCACCTGCCAATGTTGGTGAAATCATCATTCCTGCCGCCATCAAAGATAGAATTGTTTTTTTGAATTTCATTGTTAAAAACCCCCAATAATATAATTTTTTTAGAAATTCAGATTAGTCCTAATAAACAGCCGCTCACTTTGATTCGAATGACCCACTCCTTTCTTCTTATCTATTAACTTTACTTTACCTATCAACATTTTAAAATTCAACTACAACATGCAATAGTGCAACACATATGTGACTACACGCCACTTAAATCCTAACGGATTTTTGAAGTGGGGCTTCTCGGGCAATAGCCATTTTTACTAGCTGACTAAATGAACCGAGCTAACCCCTATATCATTTTTTAAAGCTTTATAAA
Protein-coding sequences here:
- a CDS encoding S-layer homology domain-containing protein, whose amino-acid sequence is MKFKKTILSLMAAGMMISPTLAGAKENGKNISFSDLPKTESHYKEVMYFANKGTITGYGNGIFKPYQDISRQHVAVILARELNLPVPKDIKKVLSIYSDVSTKHDYAKEIAAVTQAGIYKGNNGKFNPNTNITREQLATVFNRGFDLAQRDAKKVKINLKNVDPSHKDSVQVFANLGLTVKLNDFEPRNNLKRAQFASFLYRTLEVLGEFDNEGNTGGTGNDGGGDKGTDDKGTDDKDKGTDIDRVYFPSMYLDLSLVEGDTQKVDLLADLKNNGGTHIINDKATFNMSNSSVAAYKDGVITAKKAGETTLTATYQGQKAEIRIRVLDKQGMKLNWYGFKQHMYVGDSQSFTLSIRDLNDNKVRPIEDGELNSVTFEIADPSIISIANGKITALKEGQTKVTVKYQGVETSEVIQVRNDLEELKGFRIEAALNYELFKNSPTKHLVLDAWIDAGIGMTENEIEQALEEAYNSDKPVVRENAAFYYEKEKGIMQVRYLRQEK